A window from Leptolyngbya iicbica LK encodes these proteins:
- a CDS encoding GntR family transcriptional regulator, with product MTLTNPLPRRASLHEQTYQTLRTSILSGELPPGDRLVETQLATQLEVSRTPIREALRQLQREGLVAVDSSGGLRVISVSVSDAVHLYDCRIALEEAAVRDACLNASDLTLDELQQSIAQSERAVQREASTLNTFEMLNLDYQFHRKIAESTGNPWLTDLLDQVFDKMMLLRVQTTRHNPRVLEICHEHRQICGAIASRDPATAIASITEHLNASKVRVVSALEALQTPQSVDV from the coding sequence GTGACCCTAACGAATCCGCTGCCGCGCCGCGCCTCTTTGCATGAGCAGACGTATCAGACTCTGCGTACCAGTATCTTGTCGGGGGAGCTGCCGCCCGGCGATCGCCTGGTGGAAACGCAACTCGCCACCCAACTCGAAGTCAGTCGTACCCCCATTCGCGAGGCGCTGCGCCAGCTCCAGCGGGAAGGATTGGTGGCAGTGGATTCTAGTGGTGGCCTGCGGGTGATTTCGGTGTCGGTGTCGGATGCGGTGCATTTATACGACTGCCGTATTGCGCTAGAAGAAGCAGCGGTGCGCGACGCCTGCCTGAATGCCAGCGATCTCACTCTGGATGAATTGCAACAATCCATCGCCCAGTCAGAACGGGCCGTGCAGCGTGAAGCCTCTACCCTCAACACCTTTGAAATGTTGAACCTGGATTACCAGTTTCACCGCAAGATTGCCGAGAGCACGGGCAATCCCTGGCTGACGGATTTGCTCGATCAAGTCTTTGACAAGATGATGTTGCTGCGGGTGCAGACGACTCGCCACAATCCCCGGGTACTGGAAATTTGCCACGAACATCGGCAAATCTGTGGGGCGATCGCGTCCCGTGACCCAGCAACGGCGATCGCTTCGATTACAGAGCACCTCAATGCCAGTAAAGTCCGGGTCGTGAGCGCGTTAGAAGCGCTACAAACCCCGCAGTCAGTCGATGTTTAA
- a CDS encoding Zn-dependent hydrolase yields the protein MVYQVASTLAVKGDRLTAMIRQLAQLGKLPNGGVQRLAFSPEDCHARSLVRRWMVEAGMTVSIDEAGNMIGRYPGRAQDAPPLVTGSHIDTVPNAGHYDGTYGVLAGIEVVKTLSEQGRRLDHPIEVIVFADEERTMVGCKAIAGRLLPDPELYRSRDGEPIQACLERVGGDWDIIDHARRTPESIAAFVELHVEQGPVLAAEQKQIGVVTGIVGQRRYWITVEGQSSHAGTTPMPMRQDALVAASQVVLAISQVGNQPGDQVATVGRMDLHPNVPNSIPGRVEMSLDLRDLSSDRLDQLLAEIRQAIDKIAAATGTSISMAQRLDNEPAPANSHIQHAIAQVCQDLDLSYCHLPSRASHDAQEMSRVTDMGMIFVPSEGGISHSETEYTSPADCANGANVLLHTLIQLDQHYRSSKAARAVVQA from the coding sequence ATGGTTTACCAAGTAGCTTCCACCCTCGCGGTCAAGGGCGATCGCCTCACCGCCATGATTCGGCAACTGGCCCAATTGGGAAAATTGCCCAACGGGGGGGTGCAGCGATTGGCCTTTAGTCCCGAAGATTGTCACGCGCGATCGCTGGTGCGCCGCTGGATGGTGGAAGCCGGGATGACTGTATCCATTGACGAAGCGGGTAATATGATTGGCCGTTATCCTGGTCGCGCTCAGGATGCGCCGCCACTGGTGACGGGTTCCCACATCGACACGGTGCCCAATGCGGGCCACTACGACGGCACTTATGGCGTGCTGGCCGGCATTGAAGTGGTCAAGACTTTATCAGAGCAGGGGCGACGCCTGGATCATCCCATTGAAGTGATTGTGTTCGCCGATGAAGAACGGACCATGGTGGGCTGCAAAGCGATCGCGGGTCGTCTCCTGCCCGATCCGGAACTGTATCGCAGCCGCGATGGCGAACCCATTCAAGCCTGTCTGGAGCGGGTCGGGGGTGACTGGGACATTATCGACCATGCCCGGCGCACGCCTGAGTCCATTGCCGCCTTTGTGGAACTGCATGTGGAGCAAGGCCCTGTGCTCGCCGCTGAACAGAAACAAATCGGCGTCGTTACGGGCATTGTCGGTCAGCGCCGCTACTGGATTACGGTGGAAGGGCAATCGAGCCATGCCGGCACCACGCCCATGCCCATGCGTCAGGACGCGCTGGTCGCCGCTTCACAGGTGGTCTTAGCGATTAGCCAGGTGGGCAACCAACCGGGCGACCAAGTGGCTACCGTGGGCCGCATGGATCTGCATCCCAACGTGCCCAACAGCATTCCGGGTCGGGTCGAAATGAGTCTGGATTTGCGAGACTTATCAAGCGATCGCCTCGACCAACTGCTCGCCGAAATCCGGCAAGCGATCGACAAGATTGCCGCCGCGACGGGCACCAGCATTTCCATGGCGCAGCGGCTCGACAACGAACCTGCCCCGGCCAATTCCCACATTCAACATGCGATCGCGCAAGTGTGCCAAGACCTTGACCTCAGCTATTGCCATTTGCCCAGCCGCGCCAGTCACGACGCCCAAGAAATGTCACGGGTCACCGATATGGGCATGATCTTTGTCCCCAGCGAGGGCGGCATCAGTCACTCTGAGACGGAGTACACCAGCCCCGCAGACTGCGCCAACGGTGCCAACGTGCTCTTGCACACCCTAATCCAGCTAGATCAGCATTACCGCTCTTCCAAAGCGGCCAGGGCAGTTGTGCAAGCCTAA
- a CDS encoding YdhR family protein, with protein sequence MSKILQITFRNPNGGSEAAQKAAWERAHQIAAWPGLLWKVWIAQPSEAVYGGLYLFVDEASAQAYLQGPVVAGMRSLPGMSDFSAQLFEVNEPLSAITRGPVQSSTTS encoded by the coding sequence ATGAGCAAAATTTTGCAAATCACCTTTCGGAATCCGAACGGCGGTTCGGAAGCGGCTCAAAAAGCCGCCTGGGAGCGAGCGCATCAAATTGCCGCGTGGCCTGGCTTACTGTGGAAGGTGTGGATTGCTCAGCCCTCTGAGGCCGTCTACGGCGGCCTTTATTTGTTCGTGGATGAAGCTAGTGCCCAAGCCTATTTACAAGGGCCAGTGGTGGCTGGGATGCGATCGCTCCCTGGCATGAGCGACTTCTCTGCCCAACTGTTTGAGGTCAATGAGCCCCTCTCGGCCATCACCCGTGGCCCTGTCCAATCCTCGACGACTTCTTAA
- a CDS encoding serine/threonine protein kinase, whose protein sequence is MGGQILGDRYQVERQLGKKAGRWTLKAQDIQTDSPVILKILFLDDGLDATDLRLFKREVDALKLLNLETTPRYLGYFEMEMPTQDQAMVLVQSYVDGVSLQTYLGQSRIFSEVEVREIACQALEILDALHRHEPPIIHRDVRPSNLLLQPGLPVATARVCLVDFGTVKALSANTTAITMIGTDGYLPPEQSAGRVLATSDLYSLGATLAEALTGKSPLEMRTKGLRIRFEEFVEVTPDFAAWLKQLLAPSLENRWQSASEALAALKQLP, encoded by the coding sequence ATGGGCGGACAAATATTGGGCGATCGCTATCAAGTAGAGCGTCAATTAGGCAAAAAAGCGGGGCGCTGGACGCTCAAAGCGCAAGACATCCAAACCGACAGTCCCGTTATTTTGAAAATTTTGTTTTTAGATGATGGTTTAGACGCGACTGACCTCCGACTCTTCAAACGTGAAGTGGATGCGCTCAAGTTGCTCAACCTGGAAACTACGCCGCGCTATTTGGGCTACTTTGAGATGGAAATGCCCACCCAAGACCAGGCGATGGTGCTGGTGCAGTCTTATGTTGATGGGGTCTCACTGCAAACCTATTTGGGCCAGTCGCGCATCTTTAGCGAGGTCGAAGTGCGCGAGATTGCCTGCCAAGCTCTAGAAATTTTAGACGCCCTGCATCGCCATGAACCCCCGATCATTCATCGCGATGTGCGTCCGAGCAATTTGCTGCTACAACCCGGTTTGCCTGTGGCGACCGCAAGGGTCTGTCTGGTTGATTTTGGCACCGTCAAGGCGTTGTCTGCCAACACGACTGCGATCACAATGATTGGCACCGATGGTTACTTGCCGCCTGAGCAGTCAGCCGGGCGGGTATTGGCGACATCCGATTTGTATAGTCTCGGAGCCACCTTGGCTGAAGCCCTCACGGGCAAATCACCGCTAGAAATGCGCACTAAGGGACTGCGGATTCGGTTTGAAGAATTTGTCGAAGTGACGCCAGATTTTGCTGCCTGGCTCAAACAGCTTTTAGCTCCGAGTCTAGAAAATCGCTGGCAGTCGGCCTCTGAAGCCCTCGCCGCACTCAAGCAATTGCCTTAG
- a CDS encoding potassium channel family protein, whose translation MTAPPPRPTLSDTLIEATYLRTRRHLIGGACALLGVVISGVLWYRLVEGWTWLDAVYMSVITLATVGFAEVQPLGARGRIFTIVLILMGVVVIGYILNSFSEALIQGHFQAGIRLRQRRRLMDSLQQHYIICGFGRTGRQVAAEFSLERIPFIVVDSDENSIQAAQSLGFITYQGDATQDQVLQRVGIERALCLIAALPSDAENLYTVLSAKTLAPNIRTIARASSEEAVQKIQRGGADVVISPYITGGKRMAAAALRPQVVDFLEGILSGGDRTVYVEEFLISVDDCSKVGQTLGQAELRLKSGALILAIRRADNTLIVGPNANTVICAGDMVIGMGTSDELRRLNQVLCPLKRRDR comes from the coding sequence ATGACTGCCCCGCCGCCGCGTCCTACCTTGTCTGACACCCTCATTGAAGCGACCTATCTCCGCACCCGCCGACATCTCATCGGTGGGGCCTGCGCTCTGTTGGGCGTTGTCATCTCCGGTGTGCTTTGGTATCGCTTGGTAGAAGGCTGGACTTGGCTGGATGCCGTCTACATGTCAGTGATTACGCTGGCGACGGTGGGCTTTGCCGAAGTGCAACCTTTGGGCGCCCGGGGACGCATTTTTACCATCGTGCTGATTTTGATGGGCGTGGTGGTGATTGGTTATATTTTGAACTCGTTCTCTGAAGCGCTGATTCAAGGCCACTTTCAGGCTGGCATTCGGTTACGGCAACGCCGGAGACTCATGGACTCATTGCAGCAACACTATATTATTTGTGGCTTTGGCCGCACGGGCCGCCAGGTCGCCGCCGAGTTTTCGCTAGAGCGCATTCCCTTTATTGTGGTCGACTCCGACGAAAATTCGATTCAAGCGGCGCAAAGCCTGGGCTTCATTACCTATCAGGGAGACGCCACCCAAGATCAGGTGTTGCAGCGGGTTGGCATTGAACGGGCGCTCTGCCTGATCGCGGCCTTACCCTCCGATGCCGAAAATCTCTACACGGTGCTGTCAGCCAAAACCCTAGCGCCTAATATCCGCACGATCGCGCGCGCCAGTTCGGAAGAAGCGGTGCAAAAAATCCAGCGGGGCGGGGCGGATGTGGTGATTTCGCCGTACATCACCGGGGGTAAACGCATGGCGGCAGCTGCATTGCGACCGCAAGTGGTGGATTTTTTGGAGGGCATTTTATCGGGGGGCGATCGCACTGTTTATGTCGAAGAGTTCTTGATCTCGGTGGATGACTGCTCAAAAGTTGGGCAAACCCTCGGCCAAGCGGAACTGCGGCTCAAGTCAGGGGCCCTAATCCTGGCGATTCGGCGGGCCGACAATACCCTGATCGTTGGCCCCAATGCCAATACGGTGATTTGTGCCGGTGACATGGTCATTGGCATGGGCACATCTGACGAACTGCGGCGGCTGAACCAAGTCTTGTGTCCGCTCAAGCGGCGCGATCGCTAA
- a CDS encoding CBS domain-containing protein, whose product MLTIADIMTAEVQVIDRLATVADAIVQMQTHGVRSLIVDRPAPDLPYGVLTERDIVYKVFARNLDPDRVRVQDIMRQPCIALEPHVSLREAAVTMSDAGIQRAPVIQAGQLLGIVSVTDLVMKGYVASTLLPQ is encoded by the coding sequence ATGTTGACGATCGCCGACATTATGACCGCCGAGGTTCAAGTCATTGACCGTCTGGCCACCGTTGCCGACGCCATTGTGCAAATGCAGACCCACGGAGTGCGATCGCTCATCGTTGATCGGCCTGCCCCCGACTTGCCCTACGGCGTCTTGACCGAGCGCGACATTGTGTACAAAGTGTTTGCCCGCAACCTCGATCCAGACCGGGTGCGCGTGCAAGACATTATGCGCCAACCCTGTATTGCCCTCGAACCGCACGTCAGCCTGCGCGAAGCGGCCGTCACCATGTCTGATGCAGGCATTCAGCGAGCTCCCGTCATTCAAGCAGGACAATTGCTGGGCATTGTCTCGGTGACGGATTTAGTGATGAAAGGATACGTAGCCAGCACACTACTGCCGCAATAG
- a CDS encoding bifunctional acetate--CoA ligase family protein/GNAT family N-acetyltransferase has translation MSLKPSLDPAYDILRSDDQPLSAIFNPKTVAVIGATDRPGSVGRTLLWNLISSPFGGTVFPINPKRRSVLGIRAYPSIREAPDQVDLAIIATPAASVPDLVKDCVEAGVKGAIVLSAGFKEIGPQGIELEQQIVEQLKRSPLRLIGPNCLGIMNPLTGLNATFASNMARPGNVGFISQSGALCTAVLDWSFQEHVGFSAFISIGSMLDVDWGDLIYYLGDDPRTKSIVIYMESIGNARSFLSAAREVALTKPIIVIKSGRTAAAAQAAASHTGTLAGQDAVLDAAFRRCGVLRVEHISELFDLAEVLAKQQQRPQGPRLAIITNAGGPGVLATDALINTGGSLAAIADETVAKLSEFLPPHWSYGNPIDILGDADPGRYAKTLEIVSQDPNSDGLLVVLTPQAMTDPTETAEHLKKHAQAATKPVLASWMGGAEVTHGETILNRASVATYRYPDAAARLFNFMWKYSYNLRGIYETPALLPESEFGHTDRAQVETIIEAAKATGRTLLTELESKQILSAYGIPTVESRFAETPEAAVAHAKALGYPVVLKLVSHTFVHKTDVGGVKLNLQNATAVKRAFADIQAAIAEKVGTDHFQGVTVQPMIDRAQGYEVIIGSSLDAQFGPVILFGTGGQLVEVFKDRAIALPPLNTTLARRLMEQTKIYEALQGVRGREPADLGELEMLLVRFSQLTLEQPWIKEIDINPLLVAEANSRYPLLALDARIALHPANTDTATIPKPAIRPYPAQYVSPWQLKDETAVTVRPIRPEDEPLLVQFHRTLSEESVYFRYFHLMTLNHRIAHERLTRICFVDYDREMALVVDHKDDSGNHQILGVGRLSKSHGTQAAEFAMLISDTYQKQGIGTKLLEQLVQVGRDEGLDYITAEILHENRAMQRVCEKVGFELKRTPDFVDAKIYLTGEGSE, from the coding sequence ATGTCGCTCAAACCCTCGCTTGATCCGGCTTACGACATTCTCCGTTCGGACGATCAGCCCCTCAGCGCCATTTTTAACCCAAAGACAGTGGCGGTGATTGGCGCAACCGATCGCCCCGGCAGTGTGGGCCGCACCTTATTGTGGAATTTAATTAGCAGCCCGTTTGGGGGCACAGTTTTTCCGATCAATCCCAAACGTCGGAGTGTGCTGGGCATTCGCGCCTATCCCAGCATTCGCGAAGCGCCCGACCAAGTTGATCTCGCGATCATTGCCACACCAGCGGCGTCGGTGCCCGACCTAGTGAAAGATTGCGTCGAGGCCGGGGTCAAAGGGGCGATCGTCCTGTCGGCAGGCTTCAAAGAAATTGGTCCCCAGGGCATTGAATTAGAGCAGCAAATTGTCGAGCAGTTAAAGCGCAGTCCGCTGCGACTAATCGGGCCAAACTGTCTGGGCATCATGAATCCGCTGACGGGGCTGAATGCCACCTTTGCCAGCAATATGGCGCGTCCCGGCAATGTCGGTTTCATTAGCCAGAGTGGCGCCTTATGCACCGCCGTTTTGGACTGGAGCTTTCAGGAACATGTCGGCTTTAGCGCCTTTATCTCCATCGGCTCCATGCTGGATGTGGATTGGGGCGACCTGATTTACTACCTGGGCGACGACCCACGCACCAAGAGCATCGTGATTTATATGGAATCGATCGGCAATGCGCGATCGTTCCTCTCTGCCGCCCGCGAAGTGGCGCTCACCAAGCCCATCATCGTGATCAAATCCGGTCGGACCGCCGCCGCCGCCCAAGCCGCCGCCTCCCACACGGGGACTCTCGCCGGACAGGATGCCGTTTTAGATGCCGCTTTTCGACGCTGCGGAGTGCTGCGGGTCGAGCACATTTCAGAATTGTTTGACCTGGCGGAAGTTTTGGCAAAGCAACAGCAGCGTCCCCAGGGGCCACGTCTGGCAATCATCACCAACGCAGGAGGACCGGGCGTACTCGCCACCGATGCGTTAATCAATACTGGAGGATCGTTGGCGGCGATCGCCGATGAAACCGTCGCTAAACTCAGCGAATTTTTGCCACCGCACTGGAGTTACGGCAACCCCATCGACATTCTGGGCGATGCCGACCCCGGTCGCTATGCCAAAACCCTCGAAATTGTTTCCCAAGATCCCAATAGTGACGGCTTGCTCGTGGTGTTGACGCCCCAGGCCATGACCGACCCCACCGAGACTGCCGAACATTTGAAAAAGCACGCGCAAGCGGCCACAAAGCCGGTGCTCGCCTCGTGGATGGGGGGAGCCGAAGTCACCCATGGCGAGACCATTCTCAATCGGGCCAGTGTGGCCACCTATCGCTACCCCGACGCGGCCGCACGGCTGTTTAACTTCATGTGGAAGTACAGCTACAACCTGCGGGGCATTTACGAAACCCCTGCCCTGTTGCCCGAGTCCGAATTTGGCCATACCGATCGCGCTCAAGTCGAAACCATCATCGAGGCGGCCAAAGCAACGGGCCGCACCCTCCTCACCGAGTTGGAATCCAAACAAATTCTCAGTGCTTACGGCATTCCCACCGTAGAGTCGCGCTTTGCCGAGACGCCCGAAGCCGCCGTTGCCCATGCCAAAGCGCTGGGGTATCCCGTCGTGCTGAAGCTGGTGTCCCACACCTTTGTCCACAAAACAGATGTGGGCGGCGTGAAACTCAACTTGCAAAATGCGACGGCGGTCAAACGCGCCTTTGCTGACATTCAAGCCGCGATCGCCGAAAAAGTCGGCACCGACCACTTTCAAGGGGTCACAGTGCAGCCCATGATCGATCGCGCCCAAGGCTACGAGGTGATTATTGGCAGCAGCTTGGATGCCCAATTTGGCCCCGTCATTCTCTTTGGCACCGGGGGGCAACTGGTAGAAGTCTTCAAAGATCGAGCGATCGCCCTGCCGCCCCTCAATACCACTCTGGCGCGTCGTCTGATGGAGCAAACTAAAATTTACGAGGCTTTGCAAGGCGTGCGGGGCAGGGAACCGGCTGATCTCGGCGAATTAGAAATGCTGTTAGTGCGATTTAGCCAACTTACCCTTGAGCAACCCTGGATCAAAGAAATCGACATCAACCCCCTCCTTGTCGCCGAAGCAAACAGTCGCTATCCCCTCCTGGCGTTAGATGCCCGCATTGCCCTGCATCCTGCCAACACCGATACGGCCACGATTCCCAAGCCCGCCATTCGTCCCTATCCCGCCCAATACGTTTCTCCCTGGCAGCTCAAAGACGAAACCGCCGTCACCGTGCGTCCCATTCGCCCCGAAGACGAGCCGCTCCTCGTCCAGTTTCACCGTACCCTCTCGGAAGAGAGCGTCTACTTCCGTTACTTCCATCTGATGACGCTGAACCATCGCATCGCCCATGAGCGGCTGACCCGCATCTGCTTTGTGGACTACGATCGCGAAATGGCCCTGGTAGTCGATCACAAAGACGACAGTGGCAACCACCAAATTCTCGGAGTCGGTCGCTTAAGCAAATCTCACGGTACTCAGGCCGCCGAGTTTGCCATGCTGATCAGTGATACTTACCAAAAACAAGGCATCGGCACCAAGCTGTTAGAGCAATTGGTGCAGGTCGGTCGCGATGAAGGGCTAGACTATATCACCGCCGAAATCTTGCACGAAAATCGTGCCATGCAGCGGGTGTGCGAAAAGGTCGGCTTTGAGCTGAAACGCACCCCGGACTTTGTTGACGCCAAGATTTACTTGACCGGCGAGGGCAGCGAGTAA
- a CDS encoding sensor histidine kinase, whose product MMLMPASAEFAALCQSQLAMMTKLVGADSTAVYMAEGWSDQASPNLLPIAVYPPEPAGTESPTLNRSLPAATGNLAALRGRPDKLAAVRPFESAPSESADTAAPPEQLAIPMMHEGGVFGVLVSWRADRPWRDVERDRLEECARSLTLACVLDQRGQWLKTQMSSLDHVQAQQSDRFHELLHQLRSPLTALKTFGKLLTKRLPTEDPNRRLVTNMLRESDRMQELLGYFDDTLQAADDSREETATTIPLLLPADKTVKASPALAAAPDSLAHFGGALTLQTIAIATIVLPLVELTQPLAEDAGLWLQAIADDEGLQVQADPKALTESLSIVIDNALKYATPGSQIWLEWGWSLPSAPDLVGIVVGDTGPGIPPEDQGRIFERHYRGLQAAGDLDGSGLGLAIAADLVQEMHGQMQVFSPLSAWPYSLPDMISAEAHEHGTIFVIWLPRSQ is encoded by the coding sequence ATGATGTTGATGCCTGCCAGCGCAGAATTTGCCGCCCTGTGTCAGTCTCAATTGGCGATGATGACCAAGCTGGTAGGGGCTGACTCGACTGCTGTCTACATGGCGGAAGGGTGGTCAGATCAAGCCAGCCCTAATTTATTGCCGATCGCGGTCTACCCACCAGAGCCGGCTGGGACAGAATCCCCAACGTTGAACAGGTCGTTGCCGGCAGCAACGGGTAACTTAGCCGCGCTACGGGGGCGGCCTGATAAGCTTGCCGCCGTCCGGCCGTTTGAGTCTGCTCCTTCTGAGTCGGCTGATACAGCAGCACCGCCGGAGCAATTGGCGATTCCTATGATGCATGAGGGCGGCGTGTTTGGGGTGCTGGTGAGCTGGCGCGCCGATCGCCCCTGGCGCGATGTCGAGCGCGATCGCCTGGAGGAATGTGCGCGATCGCTGACTCTCGCTTGTGTGTTAGATCAGCGTGGTCAATGGCTGAAAACGCAGATGTCGTCTTTAGACCATGTGCAGGCACAGCAGTCCGATCGCTTCCATGAGCTGCTGCATCAGTTGCGCAGTCCGCTGACGGCGCTGAAAACCTTTGGCAAGTTGCTGACCAAGCGATTACCGACGGAAGATCCCAATCGGCGGCTGGTGACTAACATGCTGCGCGAGAGCGATCGCATGCAAGAATTGCTGGGCTACTTTGATGACACGCTCCAGGCGGCGGATGATTCGCGGGAGGAGACCGCGACCACCATTCCCTTACTGCTGCCTGCTGATAAGACGGTTAAGGCCTCGCCAGCCTTGGCGGCAGCCCCGGATTCATTGGCTCATTTTGGGGGAGCCTTGACCCTGCAGACGATCGCGATCGCCACGATCGTTTTGCCATTGGTGGAACTCACACAGCCCCTCGCCGAAGATGCGGGGTTATGGCTGCAAGCGATTGCGGATGATGAAGGTCTGCAGGTGCAGGCTGATCCTAAAGCGCTGACTGAGAGTTTGAGCATTGTGATCGACAATGCGCTGAAATACGCTACGCCTGGCAGCCAAATCTGGTTGGAATGGGGGTGGTCTTTGCCCAGCGCCCCCGACTTAGTCGGCATTGTGGTGGGAGATACGGGCCCTGGCATTCCCCCAGAAGATCAGGGGCGCATTTTTGAGCGGCATTACCGGGGTTTGCAGGCAGCTGGAGACTTGGATGGCAGTGGGCTAGGACTGGCGATCGCGGCGGATTTGGTGCAAGAAATGCACGGTCAGATGCAGGTGTTTAGTCCGCTCTCGGCTTGGCCCTATTCATTGCCTGACATGATTTCTGCAGAGGCTCACGAGCACGGCACGATATTTGTGATTTGGCTGCCGCGATCGCAGTAG
- a CDS encoding DUF3155 domain-containing protein → MARRRKRKSRRRLEGRRILECVPQYSIESGTDKPVTAARNFIHSENIAPPALLLVKRNEHTTDRYFWAEKGLFGAQYVEENHFLFPSLRALLNEDEDEVVSLSK, encoded by the coding sequence TTGGCAAGAAGACGTAAACGCAAAAGCCGCCGTCGTCTAGAAGGTAGGCGTATTCTGGAGTGTGTACCTCAATATAGTATCGAAAGTGGCACTGATAAACCGGTGACCGCAGCTCGTAACTTTATCCATAGTGAAAACATTGCTCCCCCCGCATTGTTATTGGTGAAACGTAACGAGCACACAACTGATCGATATTTTTGGGCAGAGAAAGGTCTGTTTGGTGCCCAGTATGTTGAAGAGAACCACTTTTTGTTTCCTAGCTTGAGAGCCCTGTTGAATGAAGATGAAGATGAAGTGGTGAGCTTATCGAAGTAA
- a CDS encoding cofactor assembly of complex C subunit B: MTAVEQLVPPSIFGLTFLLFIGLFFFIRASTKDRTETALYVTALSDVALLEKLQEYFANRAYRVKVVDPESGQIALEGNVGASVFLAVFLGGLAAVGLLCLALVIVISAPQLGYWPYALLGLSPLAAWFYWRGANRLEQVSFCVLPSDETTQAADQAVETRLKVTAHRDELATLVAHLPLKQQRETE; this comes from the coding sequence ATGACTGCTGTCGAACAACTGGTGCCGCCCTCGATCTTTGGGTTGACCTTTCTGCTATTTATTGGACTGTTCTTTTTTATTCGGGCTTCGACCAAAGACCGCACCGAGACAGCCCTGTACGTGACAGCTCTATCGGATGTGGCCCTGCTAGAAAAACTGCAGGAGTATTTTGCCAATCGGGCCTATCGGGTCAAAGTGGTCGATCCGGAGTCGGGGCAAATCGCTTTGGAAGGCAACGTTGGGGCCAGCGTGTTTCTGGCGGTTTTTTTGGGAGGGCTCGCAGCGGTTGGTTTATTGTGCCTAGCGTTGGTAATAGTCATATCGGCCCCACAGCTGGGTTATTGGCCTTATGCGTTGTTGGGGTTATCGCCGCTGGCTGCTTGGTTTTATTGGCGCGGGGCCAATCGCTTAGAGCAAGTTTCGTTTTGTGTTTTGCCATCGGATGAGACAACCCAGGCCGCAGACCAAGCCGTTGAAACACGACTAAAGGTCACAGCCCACCGTGACGAACTCGCCACGCTAGTTGCTCACTTACCTTTAAAGCAACAACGAGAGACAGAGTAG
- a CDS encoding type II secretion system protein encodes MRLQNRQQIQNQSGFTLIELLVVIVILGVLAALAYPAYSSMVRRARYAEVKQQMGVMAREVQAYLLENGKYPPDTNAGARPNGIVNWPETPPMNGEYDYDHWGVGGGKCYVQIGFNGEDGQRNYQVHQVNAEPQSFLAFEDDLVLGVDLYDCPIAQGSIR; translated from the coding sequence ATGCGCCTACAAAATCGTCAGCAAATTCAGAATCAAAGCGGATTTACCCTCATCGAGTTGCTTGTGGTGATTGTGATTCTCGGCGTCTTGGCCGCTTTGGCTTATCCGGCTTATAGCTCAATGGTTCGTCGGGCCCGATATGCCGAGGTCAAACAACAAATGGGGGTGATGGCCAGAGAGGTCCAGGCCTACCTGTTGGAAAATGGCAAATATCCGCCAGATACAAATGCCGGCGCGCGCCCCAATGGCATTGTGAACTGGCCAGAAACTCCGCCCATGAATGGTGAATACGATTACGACCACTGGGGCGTCGGCGGGGGCAAATGCTACGTCCAGATCGGATTTAATGGCGAAGATGGTCAGCGTAATTATCAAGTCCATCAGGTCAACGCTGAGCCGCAAAGTTTTCTCGCCTTTGAAGATGATTTGGTGCTAGGAGTTGATCTTTATGATTGCCCGATTGCTCAGGGCTCAATTCGATAA
- a CDS encoding DUF4399 domain-containing protein, which produces MKRAIALASWLLLMVTVVLSAGQPALANDYRSTAPSNAEVYLITPQDGAVVTSPFAVKFGLKEMGVAPAGIDQAGTGHHHLLIDLAELPKLDEALPATDHIKHFGGGQTEAMLTLSPGEHTLQLLLANYVHVPHDPPVLSDPITITVK; this is translated from the coding sequence ATGAAACGCGCGATCGCTTTAGCGAGTTGGCTGTTGCTGATGGTGACCGTGGTGCTATCGGCGGGGCAGCCTGCACTCGCCAACGACTATCGCTCTACGGCTCCTAGCAACGCCGAGGTTTATCTCATTACGCCGCAAGACGGTGCCGTGGTGACGAGCCCATTCGCCGTCAAATTTGGCCTCAAAGAGATGGGAGTCGCCCCCGCTGGCATTGACCAAGCGGGCACGGGGCACCATCACCTGCTGATTGACTTGGCCGAATTGCCAAAGTTAGACGAAGCCCTGCCCGCGACCGATCACATCAAGCACTTTGGCGGCGGGCAAACTGAAGCGATGCTGACGCTCTCGCCGGGCGAACACACCCTGCAATTGTTGCTCGCCAACTACGTCCACGTGCCCCACGATCCGCCGGTACTCTCAGACCCGATTACGATCACCGTGAAATAG